The nucleotide sequence ATGTTATAAATAGAGCAAAGTCATCTGGAACTAGAGCTACTTTCAAAGATACAGTTATGGATGGAAAAGATGAAAAGGAAGATCTTGGAACTGTTCAAGATTCAAACGGAAATGTTGAAAAATCAATACAATCAACTAAAGGATCAATAAGTTATCTGGCACTCTCATATTTAAGTGATGAAGTAAAAAAGAATGTTAAACCTTTAGAGATAGACGGAGTTGAAGCTAATAAAGATAATATAGTTTCAGGCAAATATAAATTTTGGTCTTATGAACATATGTATACTAAAGGTGAGGCCAAAGATTTATCAAAAGCATTTATAGATTATATGATGAGTGATGAAAACACGCCATTAGTTGAAAAATTAGGATATATACCATCCTCGGATCTGAAAAAATAGATATTAGGAGTCTTATAATGAAAAGTGGTATTACAAACAAAAGCATTTGGAAGAAATTTAAAAATGAATATATTGGTAAAGGATATGCTATGATATGCGGTTTTATTATAGTTGTCCTTACACTTACTATAATAGCTTTCTTAGTGTCCAATGGAATAAAAACTTTTACTAGAGATGGTTATTCGATTTGGCAGTTCCTGTTTAAATTAACCTGGGTTCCGGATAGTTCACCCCCTAAATTAGGAGCGCTTATATTTATAGTAGGTTCGGCATTTGTTTCAATAGGTGCAGTTATATTAAGTGCCCCTGTAAGTATAGCACTTGCCATATTTATGAATTATATATCGCCTAAAATTGGTAAGAAAATATTACAACCTGCACTGGAATTATTTATAGGTATACCATCTGTTGTGTATGGATGGATAGGATTTAGTGTTTTACTTCCATTCATAAAGGCAGATTTCGGTGGTATAGGATTTAGTTTGTTAGCAGGAATATTAGTACTTAGTATTATGATACTTCCGACTATAGCAAGTTTATCATCCGATGCAGTTAAGGTTGTTCCACAAAGTTATCTGGAGGCTTCTTATGGGCTTGGTGCCACAAGATGGCAGACTATAAGCAAAGTAATAATACCTGCTGCTAAAAGTGGTATTTTGACTGGAGTGATACTAGGGCTTGCGAGAGCTTTTGGAGAAGCACTTGCAGTACAAATGGTTATAGGTAATTCTATTAAATTTCCAAAGAGTTTGACTAGTCCTACATCAACACTTACAAGTGTTTTAACTATGGATATTGGAAATACGGCAGCGGGTACACCTTGGAACGATGCATTGTGGTCTCTTGCGTTTTTACTTCTTATAATATCATTTGTATTTATTTTACTCATAAGGGTTATTGAAAAAAGAGGTGAATTGAAATAGATGAATGTTAAGTTAAAGGATAAAATATGGACAGGTGTTATTTACTTTATTTTTGCATTTGTTATAATTCTGCTTATATTATTAGTTGGGTATATATTGTTCAATGGAAGAGGTTTTCTTGATCCTTCTTTCTTATTTGGAAATCCAAAGATTGGTGAAGCAGGAGGAGGAATTGCACCTCAACTTTTCAATTCATTTTATATGCTTACCGTATCACTTTTAATTACAATACCAGTTGGAGTTGGTGCCGGTATATATCTTGCAGAGTATGCTAAACGCGGTATCATATTAAACATAATAAGTTTGTGTATGGAAACTATGGCATCCCTTCCATCGATTGTAGTTGGATTATTTGGACTTTTGATCTTTGTTAATATGACAAAATGGGGTTTTACATTATTATCAGGTGCACTTGCAATAGCAGTTCTCAATTTGCCATCTCTTACAAGGGTAAGTGAAAATGCAATAAGAGAAGCATCTAAAGCTGTAAAAGAGGCTAGTTTGGGGCTTGGAGCAACAACATGGCAAACTGTTCAAAAGGTTGTGTTACCATCAGCATTGCCTCAGATTATGACGGGAATTATTTTGGCGGCCGGGAGAATTTTCGGAGAGGCAGCAGCACTTTTATATACAGCAGGTATGAGCGCCCCGGTATTGCATTTTAATAATGTAAGTTTGATTGGAAATACATCACCTTTTAGTTTAATGAGGCCTGCAGAAACACTGTCAGTATATATATGGAAGTTGAATTCAGAAGGTATGGTTCCGGATGCGGCTGCGATAGCAAATAAATCTTCTGCTGTTTTAATAATAATGGTTCTAATATTTAATATTGCTGCGAGGATTATAGGAAGAAAGATATACAGATCATATGCTGGAAGGGATTAGGAGGGTAAAATTTAAATGAGTATACTAGAAATTAAAAATCTGAATTTATATTATGGAAAGGTTCAGGCATTAAAGAATATAAATTTGGATATATGTAAAAATGCTGTTACAGCACTCATAGGACCATCTGGATGTGGAAAATCAACTTTTTTAAGAACACTAAATAGAATGAATGATTTAATAGAATCAGTAAAAATTGATGGCGATGTATTATTTGAGGGTTTAAATATATACAATAATTATGATGTTATAGAGTTACGAAAGCGAATTGGTATGGTATTTCAGAAGGCAAACCCTTTTCCAATGTCAATATACGATAATGTGACTTATGGTTCTAAGATACACGGTATTAGAAATAAGAAGAAGCTTGATCAAATTGTAGAAAGCAGTTTAAGGGATGCAGCACTATGGGATGAGGTAAAGGATAGATTAGATAAAAATGCATTAGGGCTATCGGGGGGACAACAGCAGAGATTGTGTATAGCAAGAACACTTGCGGTAGAACCTGATGTGCTTCTTATGGATGAACCAACATCAGCTCTTGATCCTATATCAACACTCAAAATAGAAGAACTTATGGATGAACTGAAGAAAAAGTATACTATAATCATAGTGACACATAATATGCAGCAAGCTGGAAGGATTTCAGATTACACAGCATTTTTCTTAAATGGAGAAATAATTGAATATGATAAGACTGAAAGTATATTTTATAAACCAGTTGATAAAAGAACAGAAGATTATATAACTGGTAGATTTGGATAAGTTAAATATTTGGATAAGTTAAATATTTGGATAAGTTAAATAAAAGAGGTGATATATTATGACGAGAACCGGATTTGATTCTGCACTTGAAGAATTAAATAATGATTTAATTAGAATGGGAAATATAACCGAAAAACAGTTGCGTGAGTCTGTGGAGTCATTAGTTAATCAAGATGGAGAACTAGCAGATAAAATTATCAAAAATGATGATTTAGTTGATGACCTTCAAAAAGAGATAGAAAATAAATGTATAAGGCTTATAGCAAAAGAACAGCCACTTGCAAAGGATTTAAGAAATATATTTGCAACAAGTAAAATAGTAACTGATATAGAGAGAATGGCTGATTATGCTGTGGATATAGCTAAGATTACACAACAGTTAAAAAATGAGAAATATATAAAAAATTTAATAGATATACCAAAGATAACTCAAGTAATAATTGAAATGATAAGAATATGCGTTGATGCATATGTTTATAAAGATATAAATGAAGCATATAGGGCATGTAAATTGGATGATGATGTAGATAAGTTCTATAAAAGTATTTTTAACGAAATGCTTATAATAATGGCAGATGATAAATCAAAGATAAGAGAAATAACTCAGCTTTTGTTTGCGTGCAAGTATTTAGAAAGACTTGGTGATCATGTTACTAATGTATGTGAATGGACAATTTATGCAGTGACAGGAGAACTTAAGGATTTGAATGAGTAAAAAGTTAGCATTTTGTATCTATAATTTGTAGGATTATAGTATTAATTTTATTACTGTAATTCTACAATATTTTTTTATTATTTCCTGCTTTATATTTTAAATTTTTGTGTGAAAAAAATTATTAGCTTAATACATTAAACGTTTACTCAGGATTTTTTGTATTTTATTTAAATAAAATTTATGGTATACTTTATAGGGTCGAAAATGTATACTTTCACGTTAGGAGGGATTTAATGTTCAGTTTGACTCCAAAAGAGGACAAATTTTATACCTTATTCATAGATATTGCTGAAATAGCTCATAAAGCAGCTTTATTATTGTTAGATTTTTTGAATAATTTGGAAAATTCAGAACAAAATATAAAGGAACTTAAAGAGATCGAACATGAAGGCGATAGGAAACAGCATGAGATACTTCAGCAATTAAATAAGACTTTTATAACTCCTTTTGACAGAGAAGATATTTATTCAATTGCTAAAGGTATGGATGATATAATTGATTACATAGAATCTTCTGGCAGCAGGTTTGTCATGTTAAATGTAAATAAGTGTACTAAAGAAGGTAAAATATTAAGCGATATGATAGTAAGTTGTTGTGATGAAATAATTACCATAATGAAAGAGTTAAAAAACATGAAAACAAGTACTTTAATATCCAAAAAAATTATAGAAGTCAACAGGATAGAAGAAGAGGGAGATAAAGTTTCTAGAAAAGCTATTACGGATATATTTAGAAGTGATATGGAGGTTATTGAAGTAATAAAGTGGAGAGAGATTTATCAATATCTTGAAGACACTCTGGATGCTTGTGAAGATATAGCTAACGTTATTGAAGGAGTAGTAATGAAAAATGCATGATACATTAGTTTTGACTTTTGTTATTATTATTATTGCGTTAATTTTCGATTTTATAAATGGATTTCATGATAGTGCAAATGCGATAGCTTGTTCAGTTTCAACCAGGGTATTAACTTTGAGTCAGGCTGTGATTATGTCAGTTATAATGAATTTTATTGGTGCATTTACAAGTGTGAAAGTTGCAGAAACTATAGGTAGTGGTATTGTAGATCCTAATCATATAGTTTCAGAAGTTATAATAACTGCATTGATTGGTGCAATAATATGGAATTTAATTACATGGTATTTTGGAATACCTAGTAGTTCATCGCACGCACTTATAGGAGGATTAATTGGTTCGGCAATTGTCTACAAAGGTTCTTTCGCCATAATAAACTGGGCCACTTTTTTTTGGAAAGTTATATTATGGTTATTTTTATCACCGATTATAGGTTTTGTAATAGGTTTTGTATTTATGACTATATTGAGATTTATACTTAGAAATACGACTCCTTTTAAAGTTACAAAGATTTTTTCAAAGGCTCAAATTTTTTCAGGTATGCTTATAGCTTTAAATCACGGTGGAAATGATGCACAAAAATCTATGGGAATTATAACGATGGCACTTGTAAGTGCTGGTTTTTTGAATCATTTTTCAATACCTATTTGGGTAAAGATATGCTGTGCTGTTTCTATGGCACTTGGCACAAGTTTTGGAGGCAAAAAGATAATAAAAACTATGGGAAGTGGAATGGCAAAACTTGCGCCTGTTAATGGATTTTCTGCAGAGATGGGTGCATCTGCTGTAATATTCACAGCAACAATGTTTCATGCACCAGTTAGTACAACTCATATTATTACAACAGCAATAATGGGAGTTGGCGCTGCTAAAAGATTTTCATCGGTTAGGTGGGCCGTGGCAAAGGATATAGTGACTGCATGGGTAGTTACCATACCTGCAAGCGCTCTTATATCAGGAATAGTAATTTTTCTTATTAATTCGATAAAATAGTTAAAGAACAAAAGACATCCAGTTGCTTTATTAAAGGATGTCCTTTTTTATGCTGTAGATTGACTAAATTTTAGTATTACGGTAATATTACTAGATGTAAGCAAGAAAAGGGAGTTTAATACATGAAAAATGAGATTATATCAATTAAACCGGAAAGTATAGCAGAAGAATTGGGGATTGAAATAGGTGATTTTCTAATATCTATTAATGATAAAGAGGTCAAGGACATCATAGATTATAAATTTTTAATATGTGACGAGTATGTTGATGTAGAAATTCAAAAAAAAGATGGTGAACTATGGGAACTTGAGATAGAAAAGGAATATGATGAGGATTTAGGGGTTGAATTTAAAGATCCCATTATGGATAGACCTATGAGTTGCCACAATAAATGTATTTTCTGCTTTATAGATCAACTTCCTAAGGGGATGAGAGAAACTCTTTATTTCAAGGATGATGATTCAAGACTTGCTTTTTTACAGGGAAACTTTGTAACCTTAACAAATATGAGTGAGGATGATATAGATAGAATTATAAAGTATAAAATAAGTCCAATAAATATATCAGTACATACTACCAATCCAGAACTTAGAATTAAGATGACTAATAACAGATTTGCAGGCAATGTGTATAAAAGAATGAAAAAGATGGCACAGTTTGGCATAAAAATGAATTGTCAGGTTGTATTGTGTCCTGGAATAAATGATGGGTATGAGCTGAGAAAAACTATAGAAGATTTATTTATTTTATATCCTAGTATAATTAATTTGGCA is from Clostridium fermenticellae and encodes:
- the pstC gene encoding phosphate ABC transporter permease subunit PstC, encoding MKSGITNKSIWKKFKNEYIGKGYAMICGFIIVVLTLTIIAFLVSNGIKTFTRDGYSIWQFLFKLTWVPDSSPPKLGALIFIVGSAFVSIGAVILSAPVSIALAIFMNYISPKIGKKILQPALELFIGIPSVVYGWIGFSVLLPFIKADFGGIGFSLLAGILVLSIMILPTIASLSSDAVKVVPQSYLEASYGLGATRWQTISKVIIPAAKSGILTGVILGLARAFGEALAVQMVIGNSIKFPKSLTSPTSTLTSVLTMDIGNTAAGTPWNDALWSLAFLLLIISFVFILLIRVIEKRGELK
- the phoU gene encoding phosphate signaling complex protein PhoU codes for the protein MTRTGFDSALEELNNDLIRMGNITEKQLRESVESLVNQDGELADKIIKNDDLVDDLQKEIENKCIRLIAKEQPLAKDLRNIFATSKIVTDIERMADYAVDIAKITQQLKNEKYIKNLIDIPKITQVIIEMIRICVDAYVYKDINEAYRACKLDDDVDKFYKSIFNEMLIIMADDKSKIREITQLLFACKYLERLGDHVTNVCEWTIYAVTGELKDLNE
- the pstB gene encoding phosphate ABC transporter ATP-binding protein PstB; amino-acid sequence: MSILEIKNLNLYYGKVQALKNINLDICKNAVTALIGPSGCGKSTFLRTLNRMNDLIESVKIDGDVLFEGLNIYNNYDVIELRKRIGMVFQKANPFPMSIYDNVTYGSKIHGIRNKKKLDQIVESSLRDAALWDEVKDRLDKNALGLSGGQQQRLCIARTLAVEPDVLLMDEPTSALDPISTLKIEELMDELKKKYTIIIVTHNMQQAGRISDYTAFFLNGEIIEYDKTESIFYKPVDKRTEDYITGRFG
- a CDS encoding DUF47 domain-containing protein, which encodes MFSLTPKEDKFYTLFIDIAEIAHKAALLLLDFLNNLENSEQNIKELKEIEHEGDRKQHEILQQLNKTFITPFDREDIYSIAKGMDDIIDYIESSGSRFVMLNVNKCTKEGKILSDMIVSCCDEIITIMKELKNMKTSTLISKKIIEVNRIEEEGDKVSRKAITDIFRSDMEVIEVIKWREIYQYLEDTLDACEDIANVIEGVVMKNA
- a CDS encoding inorganic phosphate transporter, which produces MHDTLVLTFVIIIIALIFDFINGFHDSANAIACSVSTRVLTLSQAVIMSVIMNFIGAFTSVKVAETIGSGIVDPNHIVSEVIITALIGAIIWNLITWYFGIPSSSSHALIGGLIGSAIVYKGSFAIINWATFFWKVILWLFLSPIIGFVIGFVFMTILRFILRNTTPFKVTKIFSKAQIFSGMLIALNHGGNDAQKSMGIITMALVSAGFLNHFSIPIWVKICCAVSMALGTSFGGKKIIKTMGSGMAKLAPVNGFSAEMGASAVIFTATMFHAPVSTTHIITTAIMGVGAAKRFSSVRWAVAKDIVTAWVVTIPASALISGIVIFLINSIK
- the pstA gene encoding phosphate ABC transporter permease PstA; the encoded protein is MNVKLKDKIWTGVIYFIFAFVIILLILLVGYILFNGRGFLDPSFLFGNPKIGEAGGGIAPQLFNSFYMLTVSLLITIPVGVGAGIYLAEYAKRGIILNIISLCMETMASLPSIVVGLFGLLIFVNMTKWGFTLLSGALAIAVLNLPSLTRVSENAIREASKAVKEASLGLGATTWQTVQKVVLPSALPQIMTGIILAAGRIFGEAAALLYTAGMSAPVLHFNNVSLIGNTSPFSLMRPAETLSVYIWKLNSEGMVPDAAAIANKSSAVLIIMVLIFNIAARIIGRKIYRSYAGRD